A stretch of Sulfurovum riftiae DNA encodes these proteins:
- the gltX gene encoding glutamate--tRNA ligase → MLRFAPSPTGDMHIEDLRVAIFNYLVAKQRDEKFIIRIEDGDKERNIEGKDTEILQILEKFALKHDSVFHQSEHLNIHQTLAVRLLEEGKAFVCTCIPEELEVDKEELKASKTTYSYSGRCFEADKEELKKLKEDKTPFVIRIKKPDHNIIYHDVIQGEIVTTPNEVDSFVILHADGTPTYNFACACDDMLSGVDFIIRGEEHLSHTPKQKHIKEELGYEEETTYAHLPFILSKEGKRDDTLSVRWLFEQGFIPDAIANYLILIGNNTPKEIFTLPEALEWFDLEKISKSPVRFDIDKLRYLNRKHLEKIDDKRLSMVFGFADEEIGKLAKLYLEEASTLNELETRIKAIFSPKDFSGAWGEQMRILEKIIAEAPMIDTFDAFESYIKKESGLEGEKFDNPLRVLLTGAEHGPELSDIYPYIKSYLLEVAS, encoded by the coding sequence ATGCTAAGATTTGCACCCTCGCCTACAGGTGATATGCACATAGAAGACCTGCGGGTAGCCATTTTCAATTACCTGGTCGCCAAACAGAGAGATGAAAAGTTCATCATACGTATTGAAGACGGTGACAAAGAGCGTAATATCGAAGGAAAAGATACTGAGATCCTTCAGATCCTTGAAAAGTTCGCATTGAAACATGACTCTGTATTTCACCAGAGCGAACACTTGAACATTCACCAGACCCTTGCCGTCAGACTGCTTGAAGAAGGCAAAGCTTTTGTCTGTACCTGTATCCCCGAAGAGCTTGAGGTGGACAAAGAAGAGTTAAAAGCCAGTAAGACAACCTACTCTTACAGTGGCAGATGCTTCGAAGCGGACAAAGAGGAACTCAAAAAACTCAAAGAAGATAAAACACCTTTTGTCATCCGTATCAAAAAACCGGACCATAACATCATCTACCATGATGTCATTCAAGGAGAGATCGTCACCACGCCCAACGAAGTAGACTCTTTCGTCATTCTGCACGCAGACGGTACGCCGACCTACAATTTTGCCTGTGCCTGTGACGACATGCTCTCGGGAGTGGACTTCATTATCCGGGGGGAAGAGCATCTCTCCCATACACCCAAACAGAAACATATCAAAGAAGAGCTCGGTTATGAAGAAGAGACCACCTATGCACATCTGCCTTTCATCCTCAGCAAGGAAGGTAAGAGAGATGATACCCTTTCTGTCAGGTGGCTCTTCGAACAGGGATTCATCCCTGATGCCATTGCCAATTATCTCATTCTCATTGGCAACAACACACCTAAAGAGATCTTCACCCTGCCTGAAGCACTGGAGTGGTTCGATCTGGAGAAGATCTCCAAGTCTCCAGTCAGATTCGACATCGACAAACTGCGTTACCTGAACCGGAAACACCTCGAGAAGATAGATGACAAACGTCTCTCTATGGTCTTCGGATTTGCAGATGAGGAGATAGGCAAGCTTGCCAAACTCTACCTGGAAGAGGCCAGCACACTCAATGAACTCGAAACAAGGATCAAGGCGATCTTCTCCCCGAAGGATTTCAGCGGAGCGTGGGGAGAGCAAATGCGCATTTTGGAGAAGATCATTGCCGAAGCACCGATGATCGATACATTCGACGCATTCGAATCATACATCAAAAAAGAGAGCGGACTCGAAGGCGAGAAGTTCGACAATCCGCTCAGAGTCCTGCTGACCGGTGCCGAACACGGACCTGAACTCAGCGACATTTACCCATATATCAAATCATATCTACTGGAGGTAGCCTCATGA
- a CDS encoding rhodanese-like domain-containing protein, translating into MSDKTKEKLNVILEINKQKENLGMVTLHQTRELLMDAGAILLDVRPPAKVSGENAQEAGIANAYYTPYPEFAEYLDEIPSDHTGPIVIACLKGWFANRVMGYLEMMGYENVYVLDTNIEDLIEVHHAHADK; encoded by the coding sequence ATGTCAGACAAAACAAAAGAAAAACTGAATGTCATTCTTGAAATCAATAAACAAAAAGAGAATTTGGGAATGGTCACACTGCATCAGACCAGAGAGTTGCTGATGGATGCGGGAGCGATCCTACTCGATGTACGTCCACCGGCAAAAGTAAGTGGTGAGAATGCACAGGAAGCGGGGATCGCAAATGCCTATTATACACCCTACCCTGAATTCGCCGAGTACCTTGACGAGATCCCTTCAGATCATACCGGTCCTATCGTCATTGCCTGTCTCAAAGGATGGTTCGCCAACCGTGTCATGGGATACCTTGAAATGATGGGGTATGAGAATGTCTATGTGCTCGATACCAACATCGAGGATCTCATTGAAGTGCATCATGCACATGCAGACAAATAA